The genomic stretch AATAATTGTCATTAAGTAGTGACTAGGTTGTTAGTTTGTTTGAAATTCTCCTCATGCCTTGCACTCAAGTTACTAAATAAGATTTGGTTTTGAGTAGTTCCTGAGGGAGACGAGGCCTATGAGTGAATGAGCCAATCTTGTTTTCTTGCATCCTTGATTCCTTATACGTATGGCATACCAAAAATACAGAATGAGGACTTTGCAGAATTGCACTTAAAATTCTGTCAgtttttcctttgctttttcATTTCTTGAAAAGGTGTGGCATAATGCAGAGTCATCTatcttttgcagggggttttagAGCCATTCTAACAGATCAAAATAAATTGGTTGTATTTGTTGGGGGAGTGACAGCTCTGGCAGCAGGGGTTTACACAACAAGGTATGTGTTAAAATTATAGTATAGGATTTGAATATGCTGCCCTTTTTATGTTTTGCTTGTGCATTGTTGCCTTCGACAGCTTAGATTATCTATTTGGTGATCTCCATGATCTGGACTTGTTATTGGCcattcctcttttctttttatttttttctcttaatcttttGTATTTAGATGGCTATCTGGAAGCTCTTCTGCTCATCttatagtgaatttttttgaaGGATCTTAATGTTTGCTTTTGGTGTTAATTTGCCtaagagtgaaaagaaaaagaaaaaaggtctTTTAGCCAATCAGTTTGGTGTGTTGTCTGCTGTGTGGGGGGGTGATGTGCTTGTTGAAGTTAGTATTTTGTTGCGTTCAGTTGGGATTTGTTTGAGAGAGTAATAATGGTTACTGAAGTATCAAGAATGCTGGGAAAAAATGTATACGCTTATTTgctaaaaatagattttttttatctacATGCACCAATTCTTCAGACGTTGTGCCAATATAACTTGATGTTCATTTAGTTATTTTGCTTTGGTAAAGCTCTTTAACTTTGGTATCCTAGTGATTAGGCTGTTTAACTCAGAAGGAAGGACTTGCATTTTACAGATCTCGGGCTATCTGCTTGAACTGTAGTATTGATATGAACTTTGTTGATTGGACTTATTAGtagtattattttgtttgtgattttcTATCTGCAAAGTTATAGCTCATGCAGGTCCCTTTACTCCATTACAGAGAAGGAGCAAGGGTGATATGGAGCTATGTCGATAGAATATTGGGACAACCATCATTGATTAGAGAATCCTCCAGAGGGAAATACCCTTGGTCAGGCTTGTTTTCTCGTTCCATGAGCATTCTTTCTCGTGGTGCTGATAAGGGATCTGCTTTAAAAAATGGGAATGGGTTTGGTGATGTAATTTTACATCCTTCTCTTCAAAAAAGGATTGAGCAGCTGGCTGGTGCAACTGCCAATACAAAATCCCATCAGGCACCGTTCCGTAATATGCTCTTCTATGGTCCTCCAGGAACAGGAAAAACAATGGCTGCTAGAGAGCTGGCTCGTAAATCTGTATGAGATCTTACTTTCcactatataattttatgtcCTTGTTAGCTTAATTTAGTTATGTCGATATGGATGTTTATCTATGTACAAGAACATAGATACATGCACACAGGAATACATGGGAAGGATGGTCGAGTTGTTATCAGAGTGATGCACAACTTGGTTGCTCTTAAAAATTGAAGCCTGAATTTAGTTTGATACACTTTGGAATTGCAATTGATTTATCCATGGATGAGCTATATAAACGCTTGATAATTGTTATTTACTCTTTAAACCTTTGATAACTTTTGATGTTAATGGAACTTTTAGGCATTCTGGAAAGGAAAATCAGGCCCCAGAAAAATGCGGACACTTGGGAACTAAAATTGAGTAATAGTTTATCTGTGTCTATCAGTTGAATAACAACATATCGTACTAGAATTTTGGGTGGTATGGAAATGGATGGTGAATATGTGGACGTTGGCACCCTGCTTATGGGGTGTTCCATGTGTTTTGTACAACAGttatatatttatgaaaaaatgCCTCTGCTGCTTCATCATGatcattattgttattattttctttattatcatCTTACTGATGTTTAATTCTCATGCTTTTAGGGGTTAGATTATGCATTGATGACTGGAGGAGATGTTGCTCCGCTGGGACCACAGGCTGTCACCAAGATACACCAGTTGTTTGATTGGTCCAAGAAGTCACGGAAAGGTTTATTGCTTTTCATTGATGAAGCTGATGCATTTTTGTGCGAGTAagttgccaattttttttttcccaacctTTATCCACACTAGTTGGTAATCAGTAATATACATGGTGTTATTCAACACATTAGTTCATTGGAAACCGTATCTGATAACTTGTGTGCGTTGACCAAATCTTGCAGGCGGAACAAAACCTACATGAGTGAAGCTCAAAGAAGTGCACTCAATGCCCTCCTTTTCCGCACAGGTGACCAGTCCAAGGACATAGTACTTGCTCTTGCTACAAATCGCCCCGGTGATCTTGATTCAGCTGTGTCGGACCGTATCGATGAAGCTCTGGAATTTCCATTGCCTGGGGAACAGGAGCGCTTCAAGCTTCTAAAACTGTATCTGGACAGGTATATAGCTAATGCTGGACCAAAGAAATCTAGCTGGCTCCCAAACTTGTTCAGGAAGGAACAGCAGAAGATCGAGATTAAGGGTGTGACGGAAGACATATTGAAGGAAGCGGCTGCTAAAACCGAGGGATTTTCTGGACGAGAAATAGCAAAATTGATGGCAAGCGTCCAAGCGGCTGTTTATGGGAGTGAGAATTGTGTGCTCGATTCAAGCCTGTTCCGAGAGGTGGTAGATTATAAGGTTGCAGAGCATCAACAGAGAAGGAAATTCGCAGCCGATAAAGGTAGTGTATGATGTGTTGCATCACAAGCAGGCGGTTTGTGTATCACATGGCCATACATATGCGGGTCTTTTATCTGGCTTAGTTAGGAACGGCCCAtgctttttggtttttgggcATCATGATCTTATCATTATTTTCCCCTTGTTGATTTGGGGATTTTGATATTTCTCACATCTTAGGTTTTATTCGATATTAAACAGTGAGTTATATTCATAGGCATAACTGTTAAAATAGTCTCGCGCTGTCCGTATAGCTCTGGGCATTCTCTTTGTCCCATCTGGCCATCTTGGTTTtcgttaataaaaaattttgatgctaGTGATAATTGAATTATTCAAGCTTTCCTTTCTTCtgataaaatgttaaaaagaaaataaacttgCAATTCGTCAAATCGTGACCGTTCAATGTAATAAATAGTCATCAATTTGGGTAAATCCTACCAATCTTATCGTAGTTCATTACCTAACCCATTTGACCATGCCTCCAGTCGTCACGCAAGATCAGCAAGTGGATGAGATAAACTccggtaaaaataaaaaataaaaaatttaaaaaaattgaagcaccTCCACGTCAATGACCTCCTGAAAGCCGAACAATAATCAAGATATCATACAGGATGCTTCCAATCCCCAAATAGAAAGGGTAAATGCACTACCAATCAGAACCAAACCCAATACTATCAAATCTGAAATGAACTATGGTAGTTTTACAACAATGAAATTAATCACAACGTTTCATAGAACAGTAAATGGACATTGATAAATGGTAAATGCACTTCAGATATTCTTAATAGAGATAGACCCTCACAGAAAAACATGAAAGGGCATGTCAAATCCTTATTTTGCGAAATGTTAGGCACAAGAAAGGATATCATTACACCATGATTCTGTCtgagaaaaaaacaatattggCACTACAAACATGAACCTTGCCACGTCACAAGTATCCCCTAGGAACTCATCACTGCAGATCGTAAGGTTGCAGAATAATCACCTTCAGAATCCTAGTGATGATGGTCCTGAACATAGCGTAGGCCACAATACTTGCAGATAGCTGGCTCACTCAGGTCAAGGCATATGAACTCGATTGGGTGCCCAAGCGCAGGATTGCTGTCTGCAACCAGAAACAAGTAAATCCCTTACAAATCATATCCATTGTTAAGTGTTGAATTGACTTGGCCATGGAACAGAGAATCCACATATAGCTGCCTCAGTGAAAAATATGTGATACAAGCTAAAACAATCAGAGTACAAGCTAACCTCCTTCACAAGCAACAATTCTGCCCTCAACCTTGATGGGTGGAACTTCATTGATCAACTCCATTGGGGACTTCTTACTCGTATCCTATAAATAAAAGTGATATGAATATTCATATGCTCCatagaaaatgtttttaaaaccTACCGGCAAATTTCCTATGTGGGAGTAATCAAAAAGTTCTAACCTTCAAAGGACTTGAAGACAGAGCAAGCATGTTCATACATGGAGGCATAGCAACAAAGAAAGAGATGGAATTAAAGAGAAGAAATGTTTAAAGGAAACATGTTCAAACCTAAAGAAAACGAAGAgtatatgaaaaaattgaagaaaaaaaaaagatggaggAAGTCCACatttgaaagaattttcatTGTGAGCATTACGGAAAAAATCAAGCAATCTAATTTTCAAATTCTGAAAGGGTAAtctaacttctttttttgtcCTGATAAGTAATAGGATCATCAAACTTACTATTTCAATAGGATAGACAATAGGGAAGTTACTTAAATATAGCAGGCTTTGTTGATAACATTTGAGAACTAACACATGTACTTCCATTCAACAATTTAAATGTGCAAAGAAATTCACCAACTtatgattgaaatcttatgatcAAATCTTGAAATCTTTCCATAGGCCACTAGTTCCTTATTATCAAATCTTGAATCTTTCTGTagggttctctctctctctagaaatcTTTctctaggatttttttttcacataaattcaAGGTAAAATCaaacttcccaaaaaaaaaaagaaaaaaaaaaaagatgatttgtGAATCAGAGAGCCatcaaaactctctctctctctctctcaaacacacacACGCGCGCACGCACGCCATCCAATTAGACAGCATGTTCCACAGTTCCAGTAAAGAAGAACCAATGAAAACCACAATACCAACagaaacaaaatattcaaaaactaTAAGCGACAAAATTGTGCAAGACACAAGCACTATATACTACGCATGTCTTGAATCGGCCAAGAGGAAGAAACTTATAATATCATACCATCCAAATGATTTATTGGAACAGCATACTCAAGTACTTAACTAAAAAACCAATAACATGAATATTTACAGGCTTAAGGGATGTACAAGATGCGCATATAGGTGACGCCCAGTGTGCAGAAGTTTGGAAATGTCCAATTATCTTAATAAGAATCCTCGGAAACATTTTGAGTTCAATTTTGAATCCTCCTATGGTTGACCATAGATCAACACATCCCAAAATTTGTTGAATATCTGgcctaccatttttttttttttttatatataagtaatccATTCTCATTAAGAAACGCAAAGGGGCACAACCCAACTACTTTGCgtgtatatattttcatttaataaaaaaatgatttttaattaagttatttaattgatataattaatatcAAGAGAAACATCCaattaagaaaatgatgaagAACACATAAATTGGCTTACCATTTATAATGATGATCTATATGGGGCAGCAGCCCAACATGAAGGATTATTTCACGTTTTCACATAAAATGGTGGGATCAACTTACAAGCCAGTTAAATGCATCAATAAAAGGAACTGGCCATCATTGAATTTTGCATAATTCAGAGTCCCAATTGATTTATATCTATACTACTCAATAAAATACCATCACCATGAAACTGGAATTGAGCCACTCATAAGATATTACTGCTCTCTCATAATTGCTAAAGAAACTAAATCACAACAGTAcataatttcattttaattttctaatcaAAACCACATTGAACCTCCCTAAATGGATCGAAACCCCAATAACATGGCTCTCAAAGAAAGCAGCAGGCAGGAGACTACCCAAAGGGTAATGCAAGACACATTGTTTTCTCATTGTTTGTATTGTTTGTTCATTGTTTTATAGACATCTAAGTCTACCATCCAAAACTGCCAGCTACATCAAGACTACCTGATTAACCAGTAGAATCTGGCTAAAAAGTGGTTCACAACCTTCCTCTGTTCACCAAATTAGTAATTCAAACTCTGCAAAAATCTCACATTGATTTTGATATTCTTAGCTTAGAGAAATATTCCTCAATTAATCAATAATCCACTCAGAGCAGTGTTTATATTGCCAAACTATCTTGAAACCAAATTATGCTCTGAAAAATAACTAACAAAcgaaaaaaattaaccaaaactataAATTCCTTTTACatattataacaaataaaagaacCTAAAAATTAAGCTCATCGAAtccaaattttataattaaaattataatactcgaattttttttttagcttaacATGTTCTCGGCCGACAAACTAAAGCACCACCTCGGTAATAGCGAAtagagagattaaaaaaaaaaaaaaaaatctgaaaaaatacaattttcggTTCAGTAATTTTAGGTATTGGCAATGGGGAATTAGAAGGTACCTGCATCCATTTGGCGGTGTGGTTGCCGACTTGTACCCTGACGAGGCTGAGATTTCTGGCCAATGATGGAGAATTCGACGAtctgattagggttttgaacAGACTCGACGCCAttcccagagagagagagagagagagagagaaaccagTGGTATCTTTATAGTCAGAGAGAGACAACGGGGACTACGATCAGGAAATGGTAGAGTTGGGCTTGTGATTGGGCTTACTGTAAAGCCCACAAAAATACCAGATCCATGGTTAACGAGTCCCAACCAATTACAGAAACGTGTAATCTTTGTACACGTACGGGATAATTACTGTATCACACGTGAGAGATCCGGATTTCCAATAAGGATTGCTAGATGTGAGAAAACCCATATATAACACTTTTCCAAATTGCTCAAGATATGCTCTGACATGTGAATTTGGTAAAAGCTTTCTTATATATTTGTTGTTCGAATGGctaacaatttaaataataaatttgctAAAGATCTCCATTTCATAAGAGAGACCCACTAATATATTTTTACTAAGAGGAttatctcaattttaaatgaaatgaagaagaatcaTTGTATAGTATAgaatttgttttgttgcatttaTACAATAAAATGAAGAGAAGCCCCCATTTGgttttatttccaaaaaaattccCAGAAGTTGTATGCAACGACAATTATTAatagaagagaaggaaaatagaCTGAGAGACACTAGTTCATACAGATCTGTAAAGAAGGAAATTGTACAAAGGCCATTAGCCACAGAAATTGCCAACTCGCTTGTCAAGTTCCCATAATAATTAACCAAGAACATTTCACAGTCGACACATTTCTCATTCAACCAAAATTCCAAGTCCTCACGCACGAGACGAGCTCTTTGCCACTCTAACATGAGAAGGACTAGCAACACAACAGTCTCAAACGACCATCATCCCACTGCTGCTCCTTGCTACTACAAAAAATACTCAATTGTACTCGTGATAAACCTGTATGCTTCAGGCGTTCCGCATGCGCGCCGGTGTCGTTGAATATGTGGATGCCGCCTTCTACATGTCAGTAGTCCATGTACTCTCAGCAAGGTCCAATAACATGCACGGTCAGGAATTAAAGCCAGTGGAGAATAGTTCTCTGTATATCCCTTCAGCTTCATGCCACCAATTTTGGGTTCCATGCAACATACAAGATGGACATTTAAGTAACGATGGCCCTCCCAGCAAGATTGCCAAGTTCCCCTACTCACTGAACATAAATTTCATGGTCGAAGTGTCATCAAGCCACTAATTTGAAGTCTTCATACAACAGAAACTCTCGGCTACTCGATCATAGAGGATTAGCAATATAACAGTCCTAAACCATTTGCTGCATACTGCTGGTATGCAACTATGTTACATTTGTTCACCATAGTCGTTTAGACAATAATTCGGCATCTCCCCCAAATTTGAGTCTTGATAGGCTAGAGGAACTCTTTGCTATTCAATCAAGGCAGGGACGATTACCAATCAATTGACTTAACCAACGGCACTGCCGATATACAAATGTGGAATTTGTTTGTAACCCAGTTCCACTACCAAATACTTGGACATCTCTCTATCCCTTTGCTCTACTCAACAATATGAGGGCCTATTACTATTATGTTAGGGTGTTTTAAGCCTCCACCCAACTTCAAGGTCTTTAAGGATTGGGATCCCCAAACTGTTCATTGAATTTAACACACCTTCAGCTTTGAGATCCCTTCCTGCAGACTTGTAAAAAAGCACAACCGCACTCATAATGAACCGATCTCCTTGCACAGACTCAAAAACTCGTTCAAAAAATTTGATGCCTTCTTCCACATGCCCATAGTCCATGTAACCTCTCAGCATAGTCCGATTGCATGCAAGGTCCGGATATAAACCAGCTGTGAGCATCTTTTTATAAACCCTTTCGGCTTCCCCTATCAGACCTGCTTTTGCAAAAGCAGAGAGTAAGAGGTTAAAGTGAGCACAAGAAGGAGAAATGCCTCTTTTTTGCATAGAATCAATGGTTTCCTCGGCTTCTGAGTATTTCAAATTCTCAGTGTAAGCCCGAATGAGGGAGAGGTAGGTGAAGGAGTCGGGCAAGTAACCATCTCTCTGCATGGCTTGAAAAAGTTTATCTGCTTCGTGATGAAGTCCTGCAGTAGCATATACATTGATCATAATATTGTAGCTGACCTGCATTTCCCCAGCAAAGAAAAGGAATAAGCACTCTACTTTATATGTCTAATTTTCTCACAAATTTTATGTGATGGCAAATACAAATTATTGCAGACAACATATCATGTAACTGTTCAAGTGTTCAACTAATTGATTAAATTGAGCAGTTCAAAATGGGAAAGGGGTCATTGGTAGACCATATGCATATATGACCTTATTGAATGTCTGCCAGCATTGTAGCCAACCAAAAATGATAAATGACAGAAGTGGAGGGTATTGTGACTGATAAATAAAGTTGTTACCAATTTGAAATGCTgccatttttcaaaataagaaaaaacatCAAGCGCCACAATATAGACTAATTCTAGAAGCTagagaaagagacagagagagagagagaacacatCATGTATCTCGAATCAGTGTCAAATAAGATTACAAACAGTGAATTGGAGTCATAGTATTAAGGAACATTATGACATACCTCACCCTATAAAACTATAAAATCATTTTACCAGCAAtacaaatctttttgttttcttctctaaCTACCATTAATGTGCTATTTAGATTTCCTTTTAATCATGATTTCATAAGTTTGGGCAATATATACGACATATGTGCATACCATCCCAGGTTTTATCCCTTCTTCCAGCATTTTGGTGAATAACAGAGAAGCTTCATGCCTCTTACCTGCAAAGGGGATAAATTTATGAGGTTTGGCAGTATCACAACCTTTTGTTCTATAAATTAaaggagagaaggaaaaaaaaaaaaaaaaaaaggaaaatccgCCATATGCCATTACAAATACAATTCTAGATACAATCAGAATTTTAAACAATCTAACTTATCTTATTTTTCCAGTATCTGTGTATCTCACAAACTGTTACCAGCACCAAAAGTAATGGAATCAGCATCACTCTATTCATGTTCTTCTCACCATGAACTAAACCAATATAAGTATTGCAATTCAAGAGcaatgaagttttttttgacacgttaaCAATGtccacaatttttattttattttttattttccttcaaaacggAGTTAGAAGTAGAACTATACCAGCCTTCCCATAATAGCTAATCAAATTCATGTATGCCTTTTCATCCAGAGATACACCCAAGCTTTGCGCTGCATTGATCATCTCAACAGCCCTATCCAACTTCCGACCCCGTCCATACACACTGCACACATAGTTAACCAGTATGAACTGCTACATATCACTGATATGACGCATATATACCTTCTTGTTGAATTACTttccaaataaacaaaagaacattGAACTCGTACCTGATCATGGTGTTATATGTCTGAATTGAAGGAGAAACCCCCAAGGAAAGCATGCGATCATAGATGCTAGATGCAAAATGCAACTTACCTGCAAAATGAAGTTTATGGCTCAATGCAAGCCTTCTTCCGGATATGTTgcttcaaaaacaaatttaaatgatttgtataaaCCTGCTTCTAGCATGGCCTTGATAAAGGTATTGTATGCCACAGTATCAAGCTTTGAGCTGCCTTCAAGACTCTCATGGATAATATTTTCTGCCTCTCGATGTTTGCCTGCCGATGGGTTACTGTTATCACTAACTGAACTGCCACAAGAATAAATGCAAAGGAAACCAAGCATTGGATGCCACACTCTATACTTCCTAATTGTTTATGGTCATTGTATGCCTTTTAATATGATGGTTGAAATttgatttcaaataaaatgggcTATTCCAGAAACGTAAAAGTTGGTACAAAGTCATATTCAGACAGGCACTTCAGATGGTCAATAGAGGCCAGCGCCTTTTGCTGAACTGTCGTAGatattaattacaattttgaGGAATTTTTTGATCTGGCAACTGGCCCTTCAAGTCAACAAGGTATAATTTCAAAGAGCTGATATAAGCTAAGCTCTGCCGGAAGTCTATCATATGTATCTCTACAGTTGCTATAACGTACAAATTTACGCAGAAACTGGTATTAACTGCTTACATTTGATTGATAAAAGCATTTTTATTAAGATAAGTTTTCtagaatatataaaaataaagctATGTATAATTTTGAACCAAATGCAAAACATGCGCAGTAGTTTGTGAGAGTGCATCTCTTTTTCTAGATAggcgtttctcttgtatacttcatgtgtacctGAATTGCACTTTAaaagatattttgattacttattaaaaaaaacattcgtGAGAGTGCATCATTCATGAAACATCCAAGAGTTTTGCACATTATTGGGGGCTCTTTTATCTGATTGCCCCAAAGTATACAGAGAAAGGAACAAACTAGGAGTTAGCTGACTAAGTTTTCCGCTCATACCACTATTCGTCAAAGCGTTCACAACTATGCTGATGGTGACAGCATCCAGATCATGCCCTTCCTCAGCTAACTGTTTGTAAAGTGAGTATGCCTCTTCTGGTTTGCCACATTTGGAATATGCATCAATCATTgacttatatattaatttctcaTTCGTAGAAGAATCTGCAACTGCTGCAAAGACTTCCTGGGCTTTTTTAAGATCGTGTTGCTTTGCATATAAACTAATCAAAGAAGCAATTGTGGCAGGCTCCAGTCTGTAGCCAAGCTTGATCAATTTACCAGTAAGAGTTTCAGCTTTAATTGTATCACCTGCGTAGAAATCAATCTCAGCCATACTTCAATTTCACCATAAACATAGATTAAAAATCATAAAGCGACTtgcataaaataattaaaatttatcctTACAACAAAACATTAATATGAGTTACTTGCCTTCTCTAACATAGTTGTTAATGAGCTTACACGCAATTGACAAGCCACCAGCAGTCTCAAGCAACAATTTTAGTATTTCTTCTGTTCTCTTGAAATTTCCATCTGCCAAATACAAATTCAGCATCAGCACAAGAGCCATTTTGTCAGGATGGTCAAAGGTTGAATCCTTTTCATCAAGTTGCTCATCTCCCCTATGGTAACACACAGTTCTAAAACATGTTTGAATGAACCAATTATTCTTGAACGATTTATCAGTACCCAACTTTTCTATTAGCTTTTCAGCATCTTCTAGCATTCCCTCCTTGCAATAGACTTTCATAACCGTCTTGTAAAGCTCTTCATCAAAATCTACTTTATCTTTCCTTATTCGAGCAATAAAATGCTTAGCCTTATCCATCAAGTCCAGTGTTACATACAAATTGAGCATATCGTTACAAGAACCAGCATCAGGAAGTCCAGTCTTGGATAGAGAGTCAAATGTGACTTCGGCAGAGTTCAAATCTTGCTTCACAACATAACATTGCAACAAGACAATATAAGCAAATCTCGAGAACCAAATGTTGCTGGACTTCATTAGCTCAATAATTTTCAGAGCTTTCTCAACATTCCCTGAATTGAGATGGACTTGTGCCATCGTTAAATATGTTTTCTCATCACTAAGCAGGCCCAAACGCTCAGTCTCATCAAATGTCTTTTGGGCATCCTCATAAAGACCaagttttccatatattcttATGAGCAAACCATAGATTACTTCATcagctgcaattttttttctttccatttccaaaaagagagaaagagcttTAGAATAATCTTCATTTTTGTAATACAACGTTATAAGTGAAGCACAGGTGTAGTTACTTGGAACTATTTCCCGGGATCTCATGTCCTCATACAATCTTAAGGCTTCATCTCGGTTACCACTTTTGCTACTTAAACTAATAAGTAGGCTATATGCAACCTCCTCTGGAACAAACCCAGCATTCTTCATCTCAGCAAAAGTCTTGAAAGCCTCCTCATGAAGACCTTCTTTAACAAGTGAGCCGATGACTACCgaataagaaaaattattgggTGCTACCCCTTTATCCACCATTTGCCTCCAAACCTCTACGACCTTTCCATGAAGTGATTTCTTCTGCAAGGAGGACAGCATGAAATTGAAAACCGAAACAGAGAGTGTAATTCCCCTTTCTTGTACAGCAGAAAAAAATGACAACATAGCCTTATGACGTCCCCATCTGGCATACGTACAGAGCATGGTACCACAAGCAACTTCGTCCGCTTCACATCCTGCTTCAAGCATCTCCAAGAAGGTCTCTTCAGCCAGCTTGATCTTTCCAACTTGCCCATATATACGCAGGATAATTGTGTAGACAATAACGCTAGGGCGATAGCTTAACTGTTTGAGCGCAAATCTATCATTACACTACATTAATCTCCATgctttggaagaaaataatacTAAAGGCATCGAGTTTCAGCTATTCATTACAGTAAACCATTAATTTAAGACCACCCATTGCTATAAAACCACTGCATATTGGATTGGAGAAATTGACACAAATAAAACCACAACATAACCAAAAACAACACATAACCCgtccaacaagcaaacaaaaacaaaaaaaaaagatgctgTTCTTTCAAAtccaatacaaataaaacctattgAGTAAATTCAATACAACAGTTACATTATTACCAAAAGCGAGTAATTCACCAAGACTACCTACAACTTCAAAGACCCACTGAAAAGAAACCACTCACAAACCCGCCCACAAAGCAAAATAATTCCCAAACAAAAATGTCAAATGTTGCTTTTccaaaaattcacaaaaaccCAGATATGAAATTCACCACATCAAGCCAAAATTATAAACTTTCCCGAAAAATCCAAGTAATGACCAACCTGAAGTTTCATCCAATCAAAGAAGTCCCTGGCCTGCCTCCACCCCCTCTGCTCCTTCAACACCGTACACATCTCCCTATAACTCAGCTTCCCCACGAACGACGCCATCACCTGCCTCATATCGTACTCGCCCTCACCCTTCTCTGCCAGGGCCCTCACTTTCCGTATCGCCGCCACCACGTGCCGCCCGTACAAGTGCCCGTTCCGGTCGTCCTGGAGATACTGCACCATCTGCTCCGGGGTGCGCTTGATCCACCTGGGCGTCTGGACGCGCGAGCCCTGG from Corylus avellana chromosome ca1, CavTom2PMs-1.0 encodes the following:
- the LOC132182552 gene encoding pentatricopeptide repeat-containing protein At5g27270 isoform X1 — its product is MDALKTSFLLTTTPLLPSPNAPSTKPRIPIHSSVTPDPWSLSDGNDPSKPKPRSKNSKNPLSDDNARRIIKAKASYLSQLRKNQGSRVQTPRWIKRTPEQMVQYLQDDRNGHLYGRHVVAAIRKVRALAEKGEGEYDMRQVMASFVGKLSYREMCTVLKEQRGWRQARDFFDWMKLQLSYRPSVIVYTIILRIYGQVGKIKLAEETFLEMLEAGCEADEVACGTMLCTYARWGRHKAMLSFFSAVQERGITLSVSVFNFMLSSLQKKSLHGKVVEVWRQMVDKGVAPNNFSYSVVIGSLVKEGLHEEAFKTFAEMKNAGFVPEEVAYSLLISLSSKSGNRDEALRLYEDMRSREIVPSNYTCASLITLYYKNEDYSKALSLFLEMERKKIAADEVIYGLLIRIYGKLGLYEDAQKTFDETERLGLLSDEKTYLTMAQVHLNSGNVEKALKIIELMKSSNIWFSRFAYIVLLQCYVVKQDLNSAEVTFDSLSKTGLPDAGSCNDMLNLYVTLDLMDKAKHFIARIRKDKVDFDEELYKTVMKVYCKEGMLEDAEKLIEKLGTDKSFKNNWFIQTCFRTVCYHRGDEQLDEKDSTFDHPDKMALVLMLNLYLADGNFKRTEEILKLLLETAGGLSIACKLINNYVREGDTIKAETLTGKLIKLGYRLEPATIASLISLYAKQHDLKKAQEVFAAVADSSTNEKLIYKSMIDAYSKCGKPEEAYSLYKQLAEEGHDLDAVTISIVVNALTNSGKHREAENIIHESLEGSSKLDTVAYNTFIKAMLEAGKLHFASSIYDRMLSLGVSPSIQTYNTMISVYGRGRKLDRAVEMINAAQSLGVSLDEKAYMNLISYYGKAGKRHEASLLFTKMLEEGIKPGMVSYNIMINVYATAGLHHEADKLFQAMQRDGYLPDSFTYLSLIRAYTENLKYSEAEETIDSMQKRGISPSCAHFNLLLSAFAKAGLIGEAERVYKKMLTAGLYPDLACNRTMLRGYMDYGHVEEGIKFFERVFESVQGDRFIMSAVVLFYKSAGRDLKAEGVLNSMNSLGIPILKDLEVGWRLKTP
- the LOC132182552 gene encoding pentatricopeptide repeat-containing protein At5g27270 isoform X2, whose product is MDALKTSFLLTTTPLLPSPNAPSTKPRIPIHSSVTPDPWSLSDGNDPSKPKPRSKNSKNPLSDDNARRIIKAKASYLSQLRKNQGSRVQTPRWIKRTPEQMVQYLQDDRNGHLYGRHVVAAIRKVRALAEKGEGEYDMRQVMASFVGKLSYREMCTVLKEQRGWRQARDFFDWMKLQLSYRPSVIVYTIILRIYGQVGKIKLAEETFLEMLEAGCEADEVACGTMLCTYARWGRHKAMLSFFSAVQERGITLSVSVFNFMLSSLQKKSLHGKVVEVWRQMVDKGVAPNNFSYSVVIGSLVKEGLHEEAFKTFAEMKNAGFVPEEVAYSLLISLSSKSGNRDEALRLYEDMRSREIVPSNYTCASLITLYYKNEDYSKALSLFLEMERKKIAADEVIYGLLIRIYGKLGLYEDAQKTFDETERLGLLSDEKTYLTMAQVHLNSGNVEKALKIIELMKSSNIWFSRFAYIVLLQCYVVKQDLNSAEVTFDSLSKTGLPDAGSCNDMLNLYVTLDLMDKAKHFIARIRKDKVDFDEELYKTVMKVYCKEGMLEDAEKLIEKLGTDKSFKNNWFIQTCFRTVCYHRGDEQLDEKDSTFDHPDKMALVLMLNLYLADGNFKRTEEILKLLLETAGGLSIACKLINNYVREGDTIKAETLTGKLIKLGYRLEPATIASLISLYAKQHDLKKAQEVFAAVADSSTNEKLIYKSMIDAYSKCGKPEEAYSLYKQLAEEGHDLDAVTISIVVNALTNSGKHREAENIIHESLEGSSKLDTVAYNTFIKAMLEAGKLHFASSIYDRMLSLGVSPSIQTYNTMISVYGRGRKLDRAVEMINAAQSLGVSLDEKAYMNLISYYGKAGKRHEASLLFTKMLEEGIKPGMDFITKQINFFKPCREMVTCPTPSPTSPSFGLTLRI